A single window of Colletotrichum destructivum chromosome 9, complete sequence DNA harbors:
- a CDS encoding Putative nucleoside 2-deoxyribosyltransferase, whose amino-acid sequence MEGPPPNPGKVVCPLERPPAMTGRSVFFAGTTSKGDWRKHLADSISHLPVTVFNPFRPDWDSTWREDISDARFKGQVEWELEMQEWADIIVVYFEPDTEAHISLLELGLCARSGKAIVACSEGYKKRGNVQVVCARYGIPLVDSYDALRERLVSELQGASINSKTR is encoded by the coding sequence ATGGAGGGCCCGCCACCGAACCCCGGCAAGGTCGTTTGTCCTCTAGAGCGGCCACCCGCGATGACTGGCAGGTCCGTCTTTTTCGCCGGCACAACGAGCAAAGGAGACTGGCGCAAACATCTCGCCGACTCCATCTCCCATCTCCCCGTGACCGTCTTCAATCCTTTCCGCCCAGACTGGGACAGCACCTGGAGGGAAGACATCTCGGATGCGAGGTTCAAAGGTCAGGTCGAGTGGGAGCTCGAGATGCAAGAGTGGGCCGACATCATCGTCGTTTACTTCGAGCCAGACACCGAGGCGCACATCAGCCTGCTCGAGCTGGGTCTATGTGCTCGGTCTGGCAAGGCCATCGTTGCGTGCTCCGAGGGATACAAGAAACGAGGGAACGTCCAGGTCGTATGTGCGAGGTATGGCATTCCGCTGGTTGACAGCTACGATGCATTGCGAGAGAGGCTGGTCAGCGAGCTGCAGGGGGCTAGCATCAATTCCAAGACTCGATGA
- a CDS encoding Putative GNAT domain, acyl-CoA N-acyltransferase, with product MAEQTFEPKASVGGHTLARANLDDVPAIQSMTRAAYSKYIDRIGKEPAPMKADYNELIRTQLVYVLRNDETNEAVGAILLRHDPATKALHVNNLVVAPDAQGRGYGRVLMRCAEDVARACRCTNLQLYTNVKMFENLALYPKLGFVETERKTEDGYERVFFRRDLEGEALR from the coding sequence ATGGCCGAACAAACTTTTGAACCCAAAGCCTCTGTTGGAGGCCACACCCTCGCGAGAGCTAATCTCGACGATGTCCCGGCGATCCAGTCCATGACCAGGGCGGCTTATTCCAAGTACATCGACCGCATCGGCAAGGAGCCGGCGCCCATGAAGGCCGACTACAACGAGCTCATCAGAACGCAGCTGGTTTACGTGCTCCGAAACGACGAGACAAACGAGGCAGTCGGCGCCATTCTCCTGCGACACGACCCCGCGACGAAAGCGCTCCACGTAAACAATCTAGTCGTCGCCCCGGATGCCCAGGGGCGCGGATACGGACGGGTTCTCATGAGATGTGCCGAGGACGTGGCCAGAGCCTGCCGGTGCACGAACCTCCAGCTTTACACCAACGTCAAAATGTTTGAGAATCTCGCCTTGTATCCTAAACTGGGCTTCGTCGAGACGGAAAGGAAGACGGAGGATGGGTACGAGAGGGTCTTCTTCCGCAGGGACTTGGAGGGGGAAGCTCTGAGGTAG
- a CDS encoding Putative peptidase T2, asparaginase 2, nucleophile aminohydrolase codes for MEYKHQSPAAVKVKPRLIIHGGAGNIKPSNLAPPEYEAYRRALLTIISKTSAYQTTPLPSSSTGKLPSALDAAAHAVSLLEDNPLFNSGHGAVFTRDGINELEASVMVSRGLKKRGVGVTGLRRVRNPILLAKAILEHGEEDLGGDPESSRPSFSSSSLSPVPAQGLDVPSAQGHTLLHGETAETLARRYGLEIVDPAYFFTQRRWDEHVRALERERTGEAATCTWSAEEFLPQGTVGAVALDEDGVVCAATSTGGLTNKLTGRIGDTPVVGAGFWAEEWVEEGDPTAAARGPFGVAGAAVTISESLRGLMADCLPSLAMYSPLPTGFGQGGTVTTRAIAASGTGNGDSFMRVAAGRTVGAVARWKPLSGADAVSFVAGPGGELQRSAGNRWRVTGEGEGGIIGIEVVVSRDPESGGVVGARSAILQDFNCNGMYRAWIDDDGKAYAKIYRGDVEGVDVGELCEKW; via the exons ATGGAGTATAAGCACCAgtccccggccgccgtcaaggtGAAGCCTCGACTCATcatccacggcggcgccggcaacatCAAGCCGTCCAACCTCGCGCCGCCAGAGTACGAGGCCTACCGACGTGCCCTTCTGACAATT ATCAGCAAGACGAGCGCCTACCAGACGACCCCGCTCCCGTCGTCGTCTACCGGCAAGCTCCCCTCGGCCCTGGACGCCGCGGCGCACGCCGTGTCGCTGCTGGAGGACAACCCGCTCTTCAACAGcggccacggcgccgtcttcacACGCGACGGCATcaacgagctcgaggccTCCGTCATGGTCTCGCGCGGGCTCAAGaagcgcggcgtcggcgtcacGGGCCTGCGCCGCGTCCGCAACCCAATCCTGctggccaaggccatcctcgagcacggcgaggaggaccttggcggcgacccgGAGAGCAGCCGgccctcgttctcgtcgtcgtcgttatCGCCGGTGCCCGCTCAGGGGCTCGACGTGCCGAGCGCGCAGGGCCACACGCTGCTCCAcggcgagacggccgagacgctGGCGCGGCGGTACGGGctcgagatcgtcgaccCGGCGTACTTCTTCACGCAGCGGCGGTGGGACGAGCACGTGCGCGCgctcgagagggagaggaccggcgaggcggcgacCTGCACGTGGAGCGCCGAGGAGTTCCTGCCGCAGGGCACCGTGGGCGCCGtggcgctggacgaggacggggtCGTGTGCGCGGCGACGAGCACGGGCGGGCTGACGAACAAGCTGACGGGGCGGATCGGGGACACCCCGGTCGTCGGAGCCGGGTTCTGGGCCGAGGAGTGGGTCGAAGAGGGGGAtccgacggcggcggcgagggggccgTTTGGCGTTGCGGGCGCGGCGGTGACGATCTCGGAGAGTCTGAGAGGCCTGATGGCGGACTGCCTCCCCTCGTTGGCGATGTACAGCCCGTTGCCGACGGGGTTTGGACAAGGAGGCACGGTGACGACGCGCGCGATTGCGGCCTCGGGGACGGGCAACGGGGACTCGTTCATGCGCGTGGCGGCGGGGCGgaccgtcggcgccgtggcgCGGTGGAAGCCGCTCtcgggcgccgacgccgtgtcCTTCGtggccgggccgggcggcgAGCTGCAGCGCAGCGCGGGGAACCGGTGGCGCGTcacgggggagggggagggcggcatcatcggcatcgaggtcGTGGTGTCGCGGGACCCcgagagcggcggcgtcgtgggcgCACGGTCGGCGATCCTGCAGGACTTCAACTGCAACGGCATGTACCGGGCGtggatcgacgacgacggcaaggcgTACGCCAAGATCTACCGCGGGGACgtggagggcgtcgacgtcggggAGCTTTGCGAGAAGTGGTAA
- a CDS encoding Putative P-loop containing nucleoside triphosphate hydrolase has product MGMNQIGLCDPKSNPVEWLKHISKPLDFDKIHIESLQIAQKTPKAGRWFLNSAEFKDDWRDGTLRKLWCHGIPCIYVYFNHRQHQDHCLTRLLCTLILQLLHGTKHVSTKIQEAHSAWKSNQQMPCERDYLKMLKSQAKSFKRIFFVVDALDECLDDTEANTLNSFLEACQELPDNFRLLFTSRPVPKLSALIKPGCELPITANDDEINSYLRKFIESRPQLNGIVEKGCKTDPLFRDKTLETIVQKSQGMFLLAHLHIQSLASTHSLATHNLAEFRSSLAQLSTSPDAVYATALERIKKQDRPQRQLAMKALNWLVHAERQLSVDELAHALAIHTGVDESRSEPWQLPKASEIIGIEDALISACVGIVVVLPATDNKKTVRLIHATAEEYIKRNQAIGFPNEEAMSTSMLTRTCLDCLTRIPLSIGSPPESSVDDICQQYPLFRYAANFWGVHLDQTTSSKGDLYKLAWRFVSDKPKLDTAMHAMSDPRISHEANVSAVHIAAFFGLERLVRKAISNNKKVNFNAQTKRGETPLYWAVTHGRRSFAEFLIQEGAELNVPNVEKRTALHKAIMAGDRNLMEVILSSGSLNLELEDSEGYTCLRWAARYGQLKTVEALLKSGADVNAADKDSYTALRWAAHEGYKPIIKSLVHHGASVKTSGRDSWTLLNWAAQEGQDDMVKFLVKCRVDLDSTDADGFTALRWAMKYNRSTTAWLLIQARADVNKPDNQGTQPLHAAVQSCCGPDSSKASMNLLWLLLENKANVNAQAGKLGQTPLHLAAVGGSSSVVWLLLENGADPRRLDSKNRTALHCAITSKIVAVCRTLLQRDGDYLVHAVDQHGLTPLHTAALGGNSAIVSLLLENGADLRRVDSNRRTALHCAIQGEHAEVCKTLIQRGGNYLVLAVDDEKRSPLHHAASWGNLAIVGMLLDHQAPIDSQDSKGLTALHVAVSQGYEKVVELLLQRGAGMHIAIAKRKRTAMHIAATLGHLEIVETLLRHGAVVDARDSRGETPLHLADAHGHRMVKKLLVKRGADVQCLNRRDSTPWFLKAMPKEAGVTDTILPVVEDERVGLNGAPIQEEVKSWWKGDKRFAARVEDE; this is encoded by the exons ATGGGCATGAATCAAATAGGATTG TGCGATCCCAAATCCAATCCGGTCGAATGGCTGAAGCACATCTCGAAGCCACTTGATTTCGACAAGATCCATATCGAATCTTTACAGATTGCCCAAAAAACTCCCAAAGCCGGCCGATGGTTCCTAAACTCTGCAGAGTTCAAAGACGACTGGCGTGATGGCACCTTGCGGAAGCTGTGGTGTCATGGCATTC CCTGCATCTACGTCTACTTCAACCACAGGCAACACCAAGACCATTGCCTGACAAGACTGCTTTGTACCTTAATACTTCAACTACTACATGGCACCAAACACGTGTCAACCAAGATTCAGGAAGCACACAGCGCTTGGAAGAGCAATCAACAGATGCCGTGTGAACGCGACTATCTGAAAATGCTCAAATCCCAAGCAAAAAGCTTTAAGAGGATCTTTTTCGTCGTAGACGCATTGGATGAATGCCTAGACGACACGGAAGCCAACACATTGAACAGCTTCTTAGAGGCCTGCCAAGAGCTCCCCGACAACTTTCGGCTGCTGTTTACTTCGCGGCCTGTCCCCAAGCTCTCAGCCCTGATCAAGCCGGGCTGCGAACTCCCTATTACCGCCAATGATGACGAAATCAATTCGTATCTCCGTAAATTCATCGAAAGCCGTCCTCAACTAAACGGGATAGTAGAAAAAGGCTGCAAGACAGACCCCTTGTTTAGGGATAAGACTTTGGAGACCATTGTTCAAAAGTCACAAGGAAT GTTTCTCCTTGCTCATCTACATATTCAATCCCTGGCTTCTACTCACAGCTTGGCCACCCACAACCTGGCCGAGTTTAGGAGCAGTTTGGCTCAGCTGTCCACAAGTCCAGATGCCGTTTATGCTACGGCTTTGGAGCGAATTAAGAAGCAAGACAGGCCCCAGCGCCAGTTGGCGATGAAAGCACTCAACTGGCTGGTACACGCAGAAAGGCAACtcagcgtcgacgagctggcaCATGCCCTTGCGATCCACACTGGTGTGGATGAGTCCAGGTCTGAGCCGTGGCAACTGCCCAAAGCCTCCGAAATCATCGGTATTGAAGACGCCCTGATATCAGCATGCGTCGGTATCGTGGTCGTTCTCCCAGCTACGGACAACAAGAAAACCGTTCGTTTGATTCACGCAACCGCCGAGGAGTATATAAAGAGAAACCAGGCGATTGGTTTTCCCAATGAAGAGGCGATGTCAACGTCAATGCTGACGAGGACCTGTCTTGACTGTCTCACAAGGATACCATTGAGCATCGGAAGTCCACCCGAGTCAAGTGTGGATGACATTTGCCAACAATACCCTCTCTTCAGGTACGCCGCAAATTTTTGGGGCGTCCATCTGGACCAAACAACGAGTTCCAAGGGAGACCTGTACAAGCTGGCCTGGCGTTTCGTCTCGGACAAACCCAAGCTAGACACGGCGATGCACGCCATGTCTGACCCCCGGATCTCGCACGAAGCAAACGTTTCCGCAGTGCATATTGCCGCCTTCTTTGGCCTCGAGAGGCTGGTCAGAAAGGCGATTTCAAACAACAAAAAGGTCAACTTCAACGCGCAGACCAAACGCGGAGAGACGCCGTTGTATTGGGCCGTAACTCACGGGCGCCGGTCTTTTGCGGAGTTCCTCATCCAAGAGGGCGCCGAGCTGAACGTCCCAAACGTCGAAAAGCGGACGGCCCTGCACAAGGCAATCATGGCAGGAGACAGAAATTTGATGGAAGTGATTCTGTCCTCTGGAAGTCTgaacctcgagctcgaggattCCGAGGGCTACACTTGTCTGAGATGGGCGGCCAGATACGGACAGCTCAAGACCGTAGAGGCGCTGCTAAAGAGTGGAGCGGACGTGAACGCGGCGGACAAAGACAGCTACACGGCTTTGCGATGGGCAGCCCACGAGGGCTACAAGCCCATCATCAAGTCTCTTGTGCACCACGGGGCGTCCGTTAAGACCTCGGGTCGCGACAGTTGGACCCTACTCAACTGGGCGGCGCAGGAGGGGCAAGACGACATGGTCAAGTTTCTTGTCAAATGCCGCGTTGACCTCGACTCgacggacgccgacggcttcACAGCCTTGCGTTGGGCAATGAAGTACAACCGCTCAACAACTGCGTGGCTGCTGATACAGGCTCGAGCGGACGTCAACAAGCCGGACAACCAAGGCACGCAGCCGCTCCACGCGGCAGTGCAGAGCTGCTGCGGCCCGGACAGCAGCAAGGCCTCGATGAACCTTCTGTGGCTGCTGTTGGAGAACAAGGCCAACGTCAACGCGCAGGCCGGTAAGCTTGGCCAGACACCTCTACACCTTGCCGCCGTGGGCGGAAGCAGCTCTGTCGTATGGCTGCTCCTGGAGAACGGGGCGGATCCGAGGCGACTGGATTCCAAGAACCGCACGGCGCTTCACTGCGCCATAACGAGCAAGATTGTGGCGGTCTGTCGGACACTGCTTCAAAGAGACGGTGACTACCTCGTTCACGCCGTGGATCAACACGGGCTCACCCCGCTTCATACCGCCGCGCTGGGAGGGAACAGTGCCATTGtcagcctgctgctggagaACGGGGCGGATCTGAGACGCGTCGATTCGAACCGACGCACAGCTCTCCACTGTGCCATCCAGGGCGAACATGCGGAAGTCTGTAAAACTCTGATCCAGCGAGGCGGCAACTATCTCGTGCTCGCGGTAGATGACGAGAAGCGGTCCCCCTTGCATCACGCGGCGTCTTGGGGCAatctcgccatcgtcggcatgctCCTGGACCACCAAGCACCCATCGACAGCCAGGACAGCAAAGGACTTACGGCTCTGCACGTGGCGGTTTCCCAAGGGTACGAGAAGGTCGTTGAGCTCCTGCTGCAGAGAGGGGCCGGCATGCACATCGCCATTGCCAAGCGGAAGAGGACGGCGATGCACATTGCGGCAACCTTGGGGCATCTGGAGATTGTCGAGACGCTGTTGCGGCATGGCGCGGTAGTGGACGCGCGGGATAGCAGAGGGGAGACGCCGTTGCACCTCGCAGACGCCCACGGCCACAGGATGGTCAAGAAGTTGCTGGTCAAGCGTGGAGCCGACGTTCAGTGTCTGAATCGCAGAGACTCGACACCATGGTTTCTGAAAGCCATGCCCAAGGAAGCAGGAGTAACTGACACGATCCTCCCGGTGGTTGAAGATGAGAGGGTCGGACTGAACGGGGCTCCCATCCAGGAGGAAGTGAAAAGCTGGTGGAAAGGGGACAAACGGTTTGCGGCCCGGGTAGAAGATGAGTAG
- a CDS encoding Putative NACHT-NTPase and P-loop NTPase domain-containing protein, producing MDPLSITASTITVIQSLLATYDTIKHIKDLPKAFAEVGRNLPLVKETLDLAQQALSIDKPDENVKSAIQPALAECLKRAKTIEDIFSEIEPGNQQNKGAKDWSAFVRFYRKKVVPYGKANKVEALMQDILNKLKVLAIHQVFKAHAESLGHIEKLEEAIKSLAEVEPSLPDSEFDSGPATNVTQHISDNGRGLVSTGHYSEIAMGNTAKYDSGGGAMNFGMDFLRSQTRD from the coding sequence ATGGATCCCCTTAGCATCACCGCCTCGACGATCACTGTGATACAGTCGCTTTTAGCGACTTACGACACGATCAAACACATCAAAGACCTCCCTAAAGCATTCGCCGAGGTGGGACGCAATCTCCCCTTGGTGAAAGAAacccttgacctcgcccaACAAGCTCTCAGCATTGACAAGCCCGACGAAAATGTCAAAAGTGCGATTCAGCCCGCTCTTGCAGAGTGTCTTAAACGAGCAAAAACCATCGAGGATATCTTCAGCGAGATTGAGCCTGGAAACCAACAGAACAAGGGCGCCAAGGATTGGTCCGCCTTCGTCCGCTTCTACCGCAAGAAGGTGGTGCCGTACGGCAAGGCAAACAAGGTTGAGGCTCTGATGCAGGACATCCTGAACAAGTTGAAAGTGCTGGCCATCCACCAGGTCTTCAAAGCGCATGCAGAGTCTCTGGGGCACATTGAGAAGTTGGAGGAAGCCATCAAGTCCCTAGCTGAAGTCGAGCCGTCCCTCCCAGACTCGGAATTCGATAGTGGTCCTGCTACCAATGTCACGCAGCACATTTCCGACAATGGTAGGGGCCTCGTTTCTACAGGACACTACTCGGAAATTGCCATGGGAAACACGGCCAAGTATGACTCGGGGGGCGGTGCCATGAACTTTGGTATGGATTTCTTGAGATCCCAAACCAGAGACTGA
- a CDS encoding Putative peptidase M20, WD40/YVTN repeat-like-containing domain superfamily: MAVVYKSGDHAPGEDDCEGCRKIQEELTGLSVGSESSEEYEDEDTMPSVIAPSDLSTTLSDTEDCPQVAPELLHNLKHDSSVLALAVSAENERIYAGTQDGEIVVWSLATFHQERIVQAHKRSVLSLYLTPDGSMLFSSAGDPIINVWCPKTMKRLYEIYSTYDVGDIFSVAYSAQHDTVYVGAQNTSIQWVSLTDPNNRVTHDSSQHPDRRNHRFFDSRAVGGTSTPRRNDERWTLIPRSEKVIEIHPGALQMFAHYGYVYSMLMAKGPTVLVEPDEEVLISGGGDGTIKLWKLGAEGDDQAAENDREPGLQELMSLGADDAESVMSLAIDGSFLYAGKLQGVIELWDLDTESKLRVIKGHRGDVMTLQMGWGYLLSASRSGSASKHTTAHYGKYQDKRVANISQKYQCVARWKAHEGKVLSSAVTTYNNRQYYITGANDDDVAIWHIDCSSLEEQKEVDEANDVMIKTLGEFVSYRTVSSRPEFAEDCRRGATFLGSLFKRLGGHVEMLSTESSPHNPVVLAKFDGTLEPAEKRKKILFYGHYDVVPADTKKGKWETDPFQMKGINGYLYGRGVSDNKGPIMAALYAVTDLLQAKKLANDIIFLIEGEEESASRGFREIVRKNKDLIGDVDYILLANSYWLDDEVPCLTYGLRGVLHATVCVDSHLPDQHSGVDGSYMNDEPLSDLTSTLSKLKGPGNKVLIPGFYDDIFPVTAEEETRYDDIASTLMRQNPEKGPADKLKGALMARWREPNLTIHRYKVSGPDGSLVSSHASANISLRLVPGQEVNDVIASLNSYLESEFATLESKNSLTIKVDNKAEPWLGDPTNAIFQTLEEAIIQAWSSVFEGGAAEDGAERTAAETKEKKPKKPLYIREGGSIPAIRFLEKEFSAPAAHLPCGQASDSAHLDNERLRVLNLVKSREIIGSLFARL; encoded by the exons atggcggtggtgtACAAGTCGGGAGATCACGCcccgggcgaggacgactgCGAGGGATGCCGCAAAATCCAAGAGGAGCTGACTGGGTTATCGGTCGGATCCGAGTCCTCTGAGGAATATGAAGATG AAGACACAATGCCCTCGGTCATCGCGCCCTCGGACCTCTCAACGACCCTGAGCGACACGGAGGACTGCCCCCAGGTCGCCCCCGAACTCCTGCACAACCTCAAGCATGACAGTTCCgtgctcgccctcgccgtcagCGCCGAGAACGAACGCATATATGCCGGCACCCAAGATGGCGAGATTGTTGTGTGGTCGCTGGCCACCTTCCACCAGGAGCGTATCGTCCAGGCCCACAAACGCAGCGTCCTAAGCCTGTACCTGACCCCCGACGGCTCCATGCTGTTCTCGAGCGCCGGCGACCCCATCATCAACGTCTGGTGCCCCAAGACCATGAAGCGCCTGTATGAGATCTACAGCACCtacgacgtcggcgacatcTTCTCCGTCGCCTACAGCGCCCAGCACGACACCGTCTACGTCGGCGCCCAGAACACCTCGATCCAATGGGTCAGCCTGACGGATCCCAACAACCGCGTGACTCACGACTCGTCCCAGCATCCTGACCGCCGGAACCACCGTTTCTTTGACTCGCGAGCCGTCGGTGGCACCTCGACCCCGCGCCGCAACGACGAAAGATGGACCCTGATTCCGCGCTCCGAGAAGGTTATCGAGATACACCCGGGCGCTCTGCAGATGTTCGCTCACTACGGCTACGTCTACTCGATGCTCATGGCCAAGGGCCCGACTGTTCTGGTGGAACCCGATGAGGAGGTGCTTATTTCGGGCGGAGGCGACGGCACCATCAAGCTTTGGAAGCTGGGCGCCGAAGGAGACGACCAGGCGGCCGAAAATGACCGTGAGCCGGGCTTGCAGGAGCTCATGTCGcttggcgccgatgacgccgaaTCCGTCATGTCTCTTGCCATTGACGGCTCGTTTCTGTACGCCGGCAAGCTTCAGGGGGTTATCGAGCTGTGGGACCTCGACACGGAATCCAAGCTGAGGGTGATCAAGGGGCACAGGGGAGACGTCATGACTCTGCAAATGGGCTGGGGCTACCTTCTCAGTGCTTCGCGGTCTGGTTCTGCGAGC AAACACACGACCGCTCACTATGGAAAATACCAAGACAAACGAGTTGCCAACATCAGCCAAAAGTACCAGTGTGTCGCACGCTGGAAGGCACATGAGGGCAAGGTCCTGTCGTCAGCAGTGACGACCTACAACAACAGACAGTACTACATCACGGGCGCCAatgatgacgatgtcgcTATCTGGCACATTGACTGCTCGTCTctcgaggagcagaaggAAGTGGACGAGGCCAACGACGTGATGATCAAGACCCTCGGAGAGTTTGTGTCATACCGGACTGTGTCGTCGCGTCCCGAGTTCGCCGAGGACTGTCGGCGAGGGGCGACATTTCTCGGGTCGTTGTTCAAGAGGCTCGGAGGCCATGTCGAGATGCTGAGCACGGAGAGCAGCCCGCACAACCCAGTCGTCCTGGCCAAATTCGACGGTACGCTCGAgccggccgagaagaggaagaagattcTCTTCTATGGCCATTACGATGTCGTTCCAGCCGACACCAAAAAGGGCAAGTGGGAGACGGATCCCTTCCAAATGAAGGGCATCAACGGGTATCTGTACGGCAGAGGTGTCAGTGATAACAAGGGGCCGATCATGGCCGCGCTGTATGCAGTGACGGACCTGCTGCAGGCGAAGAAACTTGCCAACGACATCATCTTCCTgatcgagggcgaggaggaatCGGCGTCTCGCGGTTTCAGAGAGATTGTCCGCAAGAATAAGGACCTGATTGGCGATGTCGACTACATCCTCCTGGCCAACAGTTACTGGCTCGACGATGAGGTTCCATGTCTCACTTACGGACTGCGCGGCGTTCTGCATGCCACCGTCTGCGTTGACTCTCACCTGCCGGACCAGCATTCCGGCGTGGACGGCTCCTACATGAACGACGAGCCTCTATCCGATCTCACCTCGACGCTGTCGAAGCTGAAGGGCCCAGGTAACAAGGTGCTCATCCCCGGATTTTATGACGACATCTTCCCGGTCAcagccgaggaggagacaCGCTACGACGACATCGCGTCAACGCTGATGCGGCAGAACCCAGAAAAGGGACCcgccgacaagctcaaggGCGCGTTGATGGCCCGCTGGAGAGAGCCTAACCTGACGATTCATCGATACAAGGTGTCCGGGCCCGACGGCAGCCTGGTGAGCAGCCACGCGAGCGCCAACATCAGCCTGCGCCTCGTGCCAGGCCAGGAGGTCAATGACGTGATTGCGTCGCTGAACTCGTACCTCGAGAGCGAGTTCGCGACGCTCGAGTCCAAGAACTCGCTGACCATCAAAGTCGATAATAAGGCGGAGCCCTGGCTCGGTGACCCAACCAACGCCATCTTCCAGACactcgaggaggccatcatACAGGCCTGGTCTTCCGTCTTCGAGGGCGgagcggccgaggacggcgccgagaggACGGCAGCAgagacgaaggagaagaagccgaagaagCCGTTGTACATTCGCGAGGGCGGCTCGATCCCTGCGATCCGGTTCCTCGAGAAAGAGTTTAGCGCACCTGCTGCTCACCTCCCCTGCGGACAGGCGAGCGACTCTGCCCACCTGGACAACGAACGTCTCAGAGTGCTGAACTTGGTGAAGAGTAGGGAGATTATCGGGTCTCTATTCGCCCGCCTGTAG